From a single Nymphaea colorata isolate Beijing-Zhang1983 chromosome 4, ASM883128v2, whole genome shotgun sequence genomic region:
- the LOC116253554 gene encoding uncharacterized protein LOC116253554 yields MASSRAKSHGYGFQRSISPGGRFVSSATRSQSSSSFCSTSAAFSSPPAGFFTRSASPTRVNVVASAPSVRFSLDRARSPSRSLSRLPVSSQRSGVVKKQNNLSSPAPRKTCMCSPTNHPGSFRCSLHKNTGSPSNRLDARRSSMTNSLVRIGTVEGEWVRRALITLIRPSSHQQRRRAAFRPRPSRLSNMSKAGE; encoded by the coding sequence ATGGCATCGTCGAGAGCCAAATCTCACGGTTATGGATTCCAGAGATCGATCTCTCCGGGAGGGAGGTTCGTCTCTTCCGCCACTCGCTCGCagtcctcttcctccttctgcTCCACTTCCGCTGCCTTCTCTTCCCCGCCCGCCGGATTCTTCACCAGATCCGCCTCTCCGACCAGGGTTAACGTCGTTGCGTCCGCGCCGTCCGTCAGGTTTTCCCTCGATAGAGCGAGATCCCCGAGCCGATCACTCTCCCGGTTGCCCGTCTCGTCTCAGCGCAGCGGAGTCGTGAAAAAGCAGAATAACCTGTCGTCGCCGGCGCCCAGGAAGACGTGCATGTGCTCGCCGACGAATCACCCCGGGTCCTTCCGGTGTAGCCTCCACAAGAACACGGGCTCTCCGTCGAACCGGCTCGACGCCAGGAGGTCGTCCATGACGAACTCGCTCGTCCGGATCGGTACCGTGGAGGGCGAGTGGGTGAGGAGGGCTCTCATCACCCTGATCCGCCCGTCGTCGCACCAGCAGCGGCGGAGGGCCGCCTTCCGGCCTCGTCCCAGCCGCCTCTCGAACATGTCCAAAGCCGGAGAGTGA
- the LOC116253127 gene encoding probable CCR4-associated factor 1 homolog 9 gives MEIEVREVWAWNLKEEMEMIASIKDSFPFVAFDTEFPGFIASSSRGATPDELYGDVKLNVDSLKLIQVGLAFFDGFGMLPCSKPFCGVVWQFNLSDFDPSGDCHSPSAVEFLKENGIDFTASRRQGIASMRLCEEFWAAGLLGNPRLAWLCFHGTYDFAYMLKLIEGGEPLPSTRREFMEKVNRLFCNIYDLKYMAKFYDELRHGKLGLRRMAEILGVEEYLENSREEEEVKEGEGKHRYHQAGWDSLVTGMSFFQMDMIQEIQAMKQSSGDMPVVVDLSGLNAVLNGSNGVIFDMGTELIDAADAATDHLMAAYIWIDVKELCCCH, from the coding sequence ATGGAGATTGAAGTGAGGGAAGTGTGGGCTTGGAATCTTAAGGAAGAGATGGAGATGATTGCTTCCATCAAGGATTCCTTTCCCTTCGTGGCCTTCGACACGGAGTTTCCCGGCTTCATCGCGTCGTCGTCTCGGGGGGCGACTCCCGACGAGTTATACGGCGACGTCAAACTGAACGTCGACAGTCTGAAGCTGATTCAAGTGGGTCTCGCCTTCTTCGACGGCTTCGGCATGCTGCCCTGCTCCAAGCCCTTCTGCGGCGTGGTGTGGCAGTTCAACCTCTCCGACTTCGACCCCTCCGGCGACTGCCACTCACCTTCGGCGGTCGAGTTTCTCAAGGAGAACGGCATCGATTTCACGGCAAGTCGGCGGCAGGGGATCGCTTCGATGAGGCTCTGCGAGGAGTTCTGGGCAGCAGGGTTGCTCGGCAATCCCCGTCTTGCTTGGCTCTGCTTCCACGGGACCTACGATTTCGCCTACATGCTGAAGTTGATAGAAGGGGGGGAGCCGCTGCCGTCCACCCGACGAGAGTTCATGGAGAAGGTGAATCGCCTCTTCTGCAACATATACGACCTGAAATACATGGCGAAGTTCTACGATGAACTCCGGCACGGCAAGCTGGGGCTTCGGAGAATGGCTGAAATTCTTGGAGTGGAGGAATATTTGGAGAATTctcgggaggaggaggaggtgaaggagggagaggggaagcaCAGGTACCATCAAGCAGGATGGGACAGCTTAGTCACCGGCATGTCCTTTTTTCAGATGGACATGATACAGGAGATTCAGGCCATGAAGCAGAGCTCCGGCGACATGCCGGTGGTGGTGGATTTATCTGGTTTGAACGCGGTGCTGAATGGTTCTAACGGGGTGATATTTGACATGGGGACGGAGCTGATCGATGCAGCAGATGCAGCTACTGATCATTTGATGGCTGCGTATATATGGATAGATGTAAAAGAGCTTTGTTGCTGCCATTAA